The Labilibaculum sp. sequence ATTGCTACTGGCTTAATATCATTAAGAAAAATTTTAATTCACCAGCTCTTCAATCGGATTTCCATCACATCCGGAAGGAATCGAAATATTTAAGAAACTTGAAACGGTAGGAACAATATCCTCAATATAAACTGATCGTGAAATTACCGACCGCTTAATTTTCCATCCGTACCAAAATAAAGGAACCTGATTGGTATATGAATATTGCGCTATTTCATCACGTTCATCTTTTATTTTATGCATCCATCCTTGCTCCAAAGTAAGCATTACATCTCCCGAACGTTTTTGATTGAAAGAGCGCTGCACTTTTTGCAATATTCCATGTGTATAATTCGATTTCACCAAACTATTCGCAGTAGTAGTAGTTGCCACTCCCGAAAACTGAATTAAAAATTCTGCAGCCTTTGTTTGCAGGTCAATAATTGACAGTTTCGAATCTTCTATCAGCTGATGATTCAAATAAACCTGTTGCGAATCGTAGCCTAAAACCCATTCTCCATTTCCATATAATATATTGAAATACGATTTTAATAAAGCAATTGCATTGTAAGCACTAAAGTAGCCGTTCGGGATATTTTGTTCTGAAAGATTTTCAGGCGTATAATTGGCAGATTGATCGGCTGTTACAAACACCAATACATTCTCCATTCCAATTTGCTCGTCTAAAAACGAAAGAAAATGTTCTAACTCCTGATCCAATCTGATAAAATTATCGAGCATTTCGGGAGCAAAAGGGGAAAAGTCTCTATGTTTCTCGTCCAAACAAGAAAAGGTGACAGATAAAAAGTCCGAATCATCATCCTTACCCAAATTCTCGTTAATAATGGCAGATATCGCAAAATCCTTTACCAACATATTTCCAAAAGGTGTCGTCTTGATCGCCTTATATCCGTGCTCTCTCTTCTCCTTATTCAAATCGTAGAAAAACTGATTATTCAATCCAACTTTCCCAAGTAATTTATCGGACACACTCGGCTCATTTCCACCATTAAAAGGTGTCCAAACACGATTTAAATAAAAATCCGCAAACTTTTTGTCATTAAATTCCGTTACCCAATTGTACAAGGTATCCTGATAATAAGATGATGTTACAAATTTTCCTGAAAGATCATCCATCCAATAGGCTCCATCGGCAGCATGACCGGCAGAAAACAAAGCTGACTCACAATTTAAAGCAATTCCAACCACTCTCGAATGAGAGTTAAACAACTTAATTTCATCTCCCAATGTTGATGCCAGCATCTTTTTGGGTGAACTCCCCTTCTCTTTTGATTCAATGCCTACGAGTTCGGTTTGTGTATCTTCCTTCGCCAATTCAATCTCGCCAGATAAACGGTTGTACCATCCGTTGGAAATAATACCATGAAAAGCTGGCGGAGTGCCTGTGAATATAGTAGCATGATCGGGTCCCGTTTGAGAATACAAATAGCTGAATTTTGAATTTTTACAATAAGTACCTTGATTCATTAACCGTTTGAATCCTCCCTCACCCAACAAATTAGAATATCGGAAATAATAATCGGCACGCAAATGATCGATAACAATACCTACTACAAGTTTCGGTTTTTCTGATGGGATTTTCCGTGTACTTTGCGCAATTGAAAATTGAATTGTAAATACTAGTACTGCAAACAATAGGGTTCCGAATCTTTTACTCATTATCTGTCTCGTTGTGGTTATATAAATATTCGCCACAAATATAATGGATTCGAATTGATTAAACAGAAATAGATTTTGATATTACAGGATCTTTAACATTTGAAAATTTCAATACCAAAACAATTATTTTTTCTGAGGCTGATATCTGATTACGTCAACTTGCTCCATCGTAATCATTCCTCCTCCACCCGATTTTTCAATTAACAATTCAAGAATGTGAAAGTAGCCATTCACCTTTTCTTCAGAATCGACCAATTCTATAATAATTGGTAAATCATCTGATAAAGCAAATATTTTTGAAGAATGAATTCGTGAATTTGCTCCATAAGACATGATTCCCCGATGAACTGTTGCACCTGCCAAACCATATCTTTTTGCACCGTAAACAATTGCCTCATAAAGAGGTCTTTGATAAACCCGATCGGCTTCCCCAACAAATACGCGAAGTAACTTGGCCTTGCCTTTCAGTTTCATATGAATTTGCGTTTAGAAAAGTTTGTGAATTTGTGTGCCAAAGTAAACTGCAAGTAATCCTAGAAATACACTTCCAGCCACATATACTGAAAGATACAAAAATCCACTGTCTTTTAAAAGGTTAAGATTATCGAATGCAAAAGATGAAAAAGTTGTAAAGCCTCCACAAAATCCTACAGCCAAAAACATCCTCATTTCAGGACTCACCAAATTATCCCGCTCTGCCAGCGAATAAATTACCCCTATTATAAAGCTGCCTAAAATATTTACTGTCATAGTTCCTATTGGGAAAATGGTGTCAAAATAACGATGAAGACCTTGTCCAACCAAAAATCGAGAGGCACTTCCTAAAAAACCTCCTATTCCTACCAATAAAACTGTACGGAGCATGCGATATTAATTATATAATGAATAATTCGTAATGGGCAATTCAAAATCATTCCCGATGACAAAGATACTAATCTTGATTTAGATAAATAATGCAAAAAAAATGACCGTTCAAATTGAACAGTCATTCATATATCATTAGGAAATTCAACTAAACATTGAATCGGAAGTGCATAATATCACCATCCTGAACTACATATTCTTTTCCTTCCACGTTCATTTTACCAGCTTCCTTACAAGCTGCCTCTGATCCTAAAGTTGAAAAATCTTCAAACTTAATTACCTCTGCACGAATAAATCCTTTTTCAAAATCAGTATGTATAACTCCAGCAGCCTGAGGTGCTTTCGCTCCTTTAGGATAGGTCCATGATCTTACCTCTTTTACACCTGCTGTGAAATAAGTTTCAAGATTAAGCAATCTAAATGCTGCTTTAATTAATTTATTAACCCCTGGTTCCTTTAGACCTAAGTCTTCCAAAAACATTTGTTTCTCTTCGTAAGTTTCCAGTTCTGCAATATCAGCTTCGATACCGGCACCAACAACAATTACCTCTGCATTTTCATCTTTAACCGCTTCCCGAACCGCATCAACATAAGCATTTCCCTTTTGTACAGAAGCCTCATCAACATTGCAAACGTATAGTATTGGTTTTGTTGTTAACAAATGAAGATCTGCAGTTACTTTTTTATCAGCCTCACTCAATTCAACCACACGGGCCGATTTGCCTTGCTCTAAAGCTTCCTTATATCTGCCTAATACTTCGGTTAAACGAACCGCATCAGGATTTTTCCCAATTTTCGCCAATTTAGCGGCCTTTTGCAATCTTGCCTCAACAGTTTCCAAATCCTTCAACTGCAATTCGATATCAATAGTTTCTTTATCCCGGATAGGATTTACAGAACCATCAACATGAACAATATTGTCATCTTCGAAACAACGCAAAACATGTATAATCGCATTCGTCTCACGTATGTTTGAAAGAAATTTATTTCCTAAACCTTCTCCTTTACTTGCTCCTTTCACCAAACCAGCAATATCAACAATTTCCATTACCGAAGGCTGAACTCTTTGCGGATTTACCAATTCAGTTAATCTGATTAAACGTTCATCGGGTATAGTAATTACACCAACGTTAGGTTCAATGGTACAAAAAGGGAAATTTGCCGATTGTGCTTTTGCATTCGACAAACAATTAAATAAGGTGGATTTTCCAACATTTGGTAATCCTACAATTCCACACTGTAAAGCCATGGCTATTTATATATTATATGATTTGCTACTATTCAGTTTTAAAAAATCTGTGCAAAAGTACATTTTAATTTTCGTTGTGCCAATTTTATACTTTTATCTCCTAAATAAATGTTAAAGGATGAAAATCAGTAAATAGGCTATCTATATTTTCATTAGCTTTAAGCATAGGTCGTTTTACTATGTATAAAAAACTGGCAATCTTTATTTTTTTAACATTGGTTTCTCTTGGGTTGGTGCAGGCTCAGGAACCAGCATTCGGTGGATATGGAAGTATTGACCGTCATGTAAGAAAAACACCCGACAGCTTATCCCAAAATATTGTTTTATTGCACGATTATTTAACAGCTCCCGCAAAAAATGATGAGGACAAAATCCGGGCTTTTTACCTATGGATTATCTCTAATATAGAATATAAAGATCAGGTAGAATTACTATTCGACCCGAACCTATTGTTTTATATGGGGTCAAACAATTGCTCTTCTCCGGTTTGTGTTTTACAGAAAAGGAAAGCGGTTTGCGAAGGGTTTTCTAAGTTATTTGAATTTTTCTGCACTTATTCCGGATTTGAATCCTATAGCATTGGAGGATACATCACTAAAAATGGAGCCCTGCAAGATCGTGCTACTCATTCGTGGAATGTTGTTAAAATAAATAATGAATGGCGTTTTTTTGATTTAAGTTGGGCCAATGCAATACTCTATCATTCTGGAATTAAGAGCAAAACAAACGAGTATTTTATGGTTTCTCCTGAAGAATTTATCCTAAGCCATTTACCTATTATTCCAATGTGGCAATTTTTAGAGACTCCAATTAGCTTACAAACATTCAATTCGGGAGAAGAATCAATAAAAAACTATCTAAAAACTGCCCCAGCCAATTACAACTATACCGACACCTTATCAAATTTTAAACTGTTGTCTGACGCAAAGAAAAGATTGAAAACTGCTCAGGAAATATACAGAACAAATCCAAACAATAAATTCAATCTTGCTATCGAATATTATCGATACGCCCGAAATATGATAAGTTTCGATGGTGAAATAGATACTCTAAATTATTTTAGATTGATAAAAGCCAAAGGGAAAATGCAATTAGCAATTGATTTGTTTACATCCTCTTCTGATATCTCCTCACAAATTATGCTGTTGCAAATTAAAGATGAACTATCGAAAGTTGACAGGCTTATAAATACCGCAAGCCCGAATATTAAACATCTCAAATAAGCAAATCTTAACCTTTGCATCGAATTTCAATATGCGCCAAAATTTGTATGGGGGAACAATTTATAATTAACCATAATACACCTATCATTAATTAAATTTAAAATTACAGGAACTATCGATTTTAATTCTTTAACACATTCCCTATCTTTACTTACTAATCAAAATAACTCCCTGACTCTTGAAATCAAATCTTAAATACTTCTCAATCTTTTTACTACTGCTATTGTGTTCAAAACTAAATATAGCTCAAGGGGCTCTTGAAAAAGTTGAAAAAACAAGAATATTATTCATTTTCGATGCTTCTCAAAGCATGAATGGATACTGGGAGGAATCAAAAAAAATAAATATTGCCCGTAAATTTTTGATTCAAATGATTGACAGTTTGGAGTATAAAGACAATGTTGAAATGGCTTTAAGAGTATATGGCCATCAAAGTGTTGTTCCGCCGCAGGATTGTAATGACACCAGACTGGAAGTGCCTTTTAAACCTGATAATGCAGGGGAAATAAGACAAACCTTACGATATATTGATCCCAAAGGAACTACCCCAATTGCCCATTCTTTAGAATTGGCCGCCAATGATTTCCCGGAAGTAAATTCCGATATCAGAAATGTGATTATTCTTATTACAGACGGCGTTGAAGCTTGCGATGGTGATCCTTGTGCTGTTTCTCTGGAACTCCAAAAAAAAGGCATCTATTTAAAACCATTTATTGTTGGAATTGGTTTAGATGTTGATTTTAAAAGTAGTTTTGAGTGCATTGGAAATTATCTTGAAGTAAAAAAAGAAGAACGCTTCGGAGGAACTCTTGAATATGTTATCTCGCAGGTTTTAAATAAAACTTCGGCGCAAATAAATTTAATTGATGCCAATGGTTCCCCTACAGAAACTGATGTTCCAATGACATTTTACAATTCTGTTTCTGATAAAGTAAGGTACCAGTTTATGCATACCATGAATGCAAAAGGAAATCCAGATACACTATTCTTAGATCCGTTGCTTACCTATAATATCACAATTCATACCATACCCGAATTATATCGCGACAGCGTTAAAATGATTGCAGGCAAACATACTTTGATTGGATTTGATGCTCCTCAGGGAATGCTGAAAATTGAATGTCCGAGAACAACTATGTACAAAGATTTACAAATTCTTATTCGAAAAAACACAGAAATTGTTAACATCCAAACGCCGAATGAGATAACTAAATACCTGACCGGCAAATACGATCTGGAAGTTTTAAGCCTTCCCCGGATTTCAATTCCTGATGTTGAAATTAATCAAAGCAAAACAACTTCTATTACGATTCCACAACCGGGATTGGCCACTGTATTTAAACCAACAACCGGCCCGTGCAGCCTATTTGTTCAAAAAGGAAACAAATTAGAATGGATTTACAACATCCCCGAAAAATCATTGAGGGAAACCTTAACCCTTCAACCGGGTATATATCATATCATATTCAGAAACAAAAATGCTTATCTATCGCAAAGCTCCAAAAAACTAAGTTTTGTTATAACATCCGGTAAATCAATACCTGTACGCTTGTAATCATATTGATTTACAATATTCTAAATATTGCAAAAACCTCCATTTAAAAGCTTTTATTAAGTGTTTACATGATGCTAAAAGGCATTTTTGTTTATCTTTGCATGCATTAATAAAACCTTACCAAGTTTTTATCATCTAAAATCTCATTTTCAAAAATGGATCTAAAAGAAATGAAAAACCAAGTGGATCTGACAGC is a genomic window containing:
- the ychF gene encoding redox-regulated ATPase YchF, producing MALQCGIVGLPNVGKSTLFNCLSNAKAQSANFPFCTIEPNVGVITIPDERLIRLTELVNPQRVQPSVMEIVDIAGLVKGASKGEGLGNKFLSNIRETNAIIHVLRCFEDDNIVHVDGSVNPIRDKETIDIELQLKDLETVEARLQKAAKLAKIGKNPDAVRLTEVLGRYKEALEQGKSARVVELSEADKKVTADLHLLTTKPILYVCNVDEASVQKGNAYVDAVREAVKDENAEVIVVGAGIEADIAELETYEEKQMFLEDLGLKEPGVNKLIKAAFRLLNLETYFTAGVKEVRSWTYPKGAKAPQAAGVIHTDFEKGFIRAEVIKFEDFSTLGSEAACKEAGKMNVEGKEYVVQDGDIMHFRFNV
- a CDS encoding VWA domain-containing protein, yielding MKSNLKYFSIFLLLLLCSKLNIAQGALEKVEKTRILFIFDASQSMNGYWEESKKINIARKFLIQMIDSLEYKDNVEMALRVYGHQSVVPPQDCNDTRLEVPFKPDNAGEIRQTLRYIDPKGTTPIAHSLELAANDFPEVNSDIRNVIILITDGVEACDGDPCAVSLELQKKGIYLKPFIVGIGLDVDFKSSFECIGNYLEVKKEERFGGTLEYVISQVLNKTSAQINLIDANGSPTETDVPMTFYNSVSDKVRYQFMHTMNAKGNPDTLFLDPLLTYNITIHTIPELYRDSVKMIAGKHTLIGFDAPQGMLKIECPRTTMYKDLQILIRKNTEIVNIQTPNEITKYLTGKYDLEVLSLPRISIPDVEINQSKTTSITIPQPGLATVFKPTTGPCSLFVQKGNKLEWIYNIPEKSLRETLTLQPGIYHIIFRNKNAYLSQSSKKLSFVITSGKSIPVRL
- the crcB gene encoding fluoride efflux transporter CrcB translates to MLRTVLLVGIGGFLGSASRFLVGQGLHRYFDTIFPIGTMTVNILGSFIIGVIYSLAERDNLVSPEMRMFLAVGFCGGFTTFSSFAFDNLNLLKDSGFLYLSVYVAGSVFLGLLAVYFGTQIHKLF
- a CDS encoding transglutaminase domain-containing protein → MYKKLAIFIFLTLVSLGLVQAQEPAFGGYGSIDRHVRKTPDSLSQNIVLLHDYLTAPAKNDEDKIRAFYLWIISNIEYKDQVELLFDPNLLFYMGSNNCSSPVCVLQKRKAVCEGFSKLFEFFCTYSGFESYSIGGYITKNGALQDRATHSWNVVKINNEWRFFDLSWANAILYHSGIKSKTNEYFMVSPEEFILSHLPIIPMWQFLETPISLQTFNSGEESIKNYLKTAPANYNYTDTLSNFKLLSDAKKRLKTAQEIYRTNPNNKFNLAIEYYRYARNMISFDGEIDTLNYFRLIKAKGKMQLAIDLFTSSSDISSQIMLLQIKDELSKVDRLINTASPNIKHLK
- a CDS encoding DUF190 domain-containing protein, with protein sequence MKLKGKAKLLRVFVGEADRVYQRPLYEAIVYGAKRYGLAGATVHRGIMSYGANSRIHSSKIFALSDDLPIIIELVDSEEKVNGYFHILELLIEKSGGGGMITMEQVDVIRYQPQKK
- a CDS encoding alkaline phosphatase family protein; this encodes MSKRFGTLLFAVLVFTIQFSIAQSTRKIPSEKPKLVVGIVIDHLRADYYFRYSNLLGEGGFKRLMNQGTYCKNSKFSYLYSQTGPDHATIFTGTPPAFHGIISNGWYNRLSGEIELAKEDTQTELVGIESKEKGSSPKKMLASTLGDEIKLFNSHSRVVGIALNCESALFSAGHAADGAYWMDDLSGKFVTSSYYQDTLYNWVTEFNDKKFADFYLNRVWTPFNGGNEPSVSDKLLGKVGLNNQFFYDLNKEKREHGYKAIKTTPFGNMLVKDFAISAIINENLGKDDDSDFLSVTFSCLDEKHRDFSPFAPEMLDNFIRLDQELEHFLSFLDEQIGMENVLVFVTADQSANYTPENLSEQNIPNGYFSAYNAIALLKSYFNILYGNGEWVLGYDSQQVYLNHQLIEDSKLSIIDLQTKAAEFLIQFSGVATTTTANSLVKSNYTHGILQKVQRSFNQKRSGDVMLTLEQGWMHKIKDERDEIAQYSYTNQVPLFWYGWKIKRSVISRSVYIEDIVPTVSSFLNISIPSGCDGNPIEELVN